In Stieleria varia, one genomic interval encodes:
- a CDS encoding STN domain-containing protein, with protein MMKNFDNVRLGGLGASHERLPREQSKFEQLLDRAYQPSAGVSDAGSPTDEATLHKYRPYRATRRTQVEDKIHKMLQQPTLKSIKKLPLAEVAEQFARFHDVKIDIDPLWLEDETPDLNQPVSTDLGDLSLGAALDFILEPLGMSYIVRDDEIRITSIDRAEAYQYERVHELPPPLKGQEEQVIQALTTKITPESWWLVGGEYVASATDGWLTISANREVHEAAAALLEEWQTPKQQRSLPELGVPSSQDE; from the coding sequence ATGATGAAGAACTTTGACAACGTGAGACTTGGCGGACTCGGCGCCTCACACGAGCGTTTACCACGAGAACAGAGCAAGTTTGAGCAGCTACTGGATCGAGCCTATCAGCCATCGGCGGGCGTCTCGGACGCGGGTTCACCGACCGACGAGGCAACTCTTCACAAATATCGCCCCTACCGAGCGACTCGAAGAACACAGGTAGAAGACAAGATTCACAAGATGCTTCAGCAGCCAACGTTAAAATCCATCAAGAAGTTGCCGCTTGCTGAAGTTGCCGAACAGTTTGCCAGATTCCACGATGTAAAAATCGATATCGACCCGTTGTGGCTGGAGGATGAAACGCCGGATTTGAATCAGCCAGTCAGCACAGACCTGGGCGACCTTTCGCTGGGAGCGGCACTCGACTTCATCCTGGAACCGCTGGGAATGTCCTACATCGTCCGCGACGACGAAATCCGCATCACTTCGATCGACAGGGCGGAGGCCTACCAATACGAACGAGTCCATGAATTGCCGCCGCCATTGAAAGGGCAGGAGGAGCAGGTCATTCAGGCCTTGACGACGAAAATCACTCCAGAAAGCTGGTGGCTTGTTGGAGGTGAATATGTTGCCTCGGCAACCGACGGTTGGTTGACCATCAGTGCGAATCGGGAGGTTCACGAAGCAGCCGCCGCTTTGTTGGAGGAATGGCAGACACCGAAGCAACAACGATCATTGCCGGAGTTAGGCGTCCCATCAAGCCAAGACGAATAG